From one Mustela nigripes isolate SB6536 chromosome 16, MUSNIG.SB6536, whole genome shotgun sequence genomic stretch:
- the GHDC gene encoding GH3 domain-containing protein isoform X1 encodes MLLLLLLLPPLLLLLLLLLPPLALLRQPQDASLSWLAGLQHRMAGGALSWAAAWQQRRLEQSTLHAGQSQQQALTWCLREAQRPLGPLQGTTGRVYDVFGATDTSTFRNHLPLIKASQAQEEESGGQLLPPTSTQCYGEASLQATLLGLAALSKAFPEVLTPGGIACVTPTSPWPRALPWPWRILDKVVSTPGAKHPGALLLEALRSPGLRALEAGTATELLDVFSGLEANGEELAEAMAAGNPGSPLPSRAAELREALDLGPRGLALRLWPKLQVVVTLDAGGQTEAVAALEALWCHGLAFFSPAYAASGGVVGLNLWPEQAHGRYLLPPGAPFIELLPVKEGAQEEAASTVLLAEAQKGEEYELVLTNHAGLTRCRLGDVVQVVGAYNQCPVVRFVRRLGQALNVRGEDIQEDVFAEALGRAVGQWPGAKLLDHSCVESSILDSSQGSAPHYEVFVALRGLRNLSEENRDKLDHCLQEVSPHYKSLRFRGSVGPARVHLVGRGAFRELRAALAACPSSRFPPEMPRVLRHRHVAEGLQRRVLS; translated from the exons atgctgctgctgctgctgctgctcccccccctcctccttctcctgctgctgctgctgccaccccTGGCCCTGCTCCGGCAGCCCCAGGATGCCAGCCTGTCCTGGCTTGCTGGCCTCCAGCACCGTATGGCAGGGGGGGCCCTGTCCTGGGCAGCCGCCTGGCAGCAGCGGAGACTAGAGCAGAGCACACTGCACGCAGGCCAGAGCCAGCAGCAGGCCCTGACATGGTGTCTGCGAGAAGCCCAAAGGCCTCTCGGTCCCCTCCAGGGGACCACAG GACGAGTTTATGATGTCTTTGGAGCTACAGATACAAGCACCTTCCGGAACCATCTCCCTCTGATCAAGGCCAGCCAGGCCCAGGAGGAGGAAAGTGGGGGGCAGCTCCTACCCCCTACGTCAACCCAGTGCTACGGGGAAGCATCCCTGCAG GCTACCTTGCTGGGTCTGGCAGCCCTAAGCAAGGCCTTCCCAGAAGTGCTGACTCCAGGAGGCATTGCCTGTGTGACCCCTACATCTCCCTGGCCTCGCGCCCTCCCCTGGCCTTGGCGCATCCTGGACAAGGTTGTTAGTACTCCTGGGGCCAAGCACCCTGGGGCCCTACTGCTAGAGGCACTGAGGTCCCCAGGGCTGCGGGCACTGGAAGCTGGGACGGCCACAGAACTCCTGGATGTCTTTTCTGGCCTGGAGGCCAATGGTGAAGAGCTGGCTGAGGCAATGGCTGCCGGGAACCCGGGGTCTCCTCTCCCCAGCCGGGCAGCAGAGCTGCGGGAGGCCCTAGACCTGGGGCCCCGAGGACTGGCCCTCCGACTCTGGCCAAAGCTACAGGTGGTGGTGACTTTAGACGCAGGAGGCCAGACTGAGGCAGTGGCTGCCCTGGAAGCCTTGTGGTGCCACGGGCTAGCCTTCTTCTCGCCTGCTTACGCCGCCTCTGGAG GGGTAGTGGGCCTAAACTTGTGGCCGGAGCAAGCCCATGGGCGCTACCTTCTGCCCCCTGGAGCTCCTTTCATCGAGCTGCTCCCCGTCAAGGAAGGAGCCCAGGAAGAGGCAGCCTCCACTGTCCTGCTGGCCGAGGCCCAGAAGGGCGAGGAGTACGAGCTGGTGCTGACCAACCACGCTGGCCTCACCAG GTGCCGCCTGGGCGACGTGGTGCAGGTGGTCGGGGCCTACAATCAGTGCCCGGTCGTCAGGTTCGTCCGCAG GCTGGGCCAGGCCCTGAATGTGCGAGGAGAAGACATTCAAGAGGACGTGTTCGCTGAGGCCCTGGGCCGGGCTGTAGGGCAGTGGCCGGGGGCTAAACTGTTAGACCACAGCTGTGTGGAGAGCAGCATTCTGG AttcttcccagggctctgctccccaCTATGAGGTGTTTGTGGCGCTAAGGGGGCTGAGGAACCTGTCAGAGGAAAATCGAGACAAG CTTGACCACTGCCTTCAGGAAGTCTCTCCCCACTACAAGTCTCTGCGGTTCCGGGGCAGCGTGGGCCCTGCCAGAGTTCACTTGGTGGGGCGCGGGGCCTTCAGAGAGCTCCGGGCCGCCCTTGCAGCCTGCCCCTCGTCCCGCTTTCCTCCCGAGATGCCCCGGGTCCTCAGGCACAGGCATGTGGCCGAGGGTCTGCAGAGGAGGGTGTTGTCCTGA
- the HCRT gene encoding hypocretin neuropeptide precursor — MNPLSTKVPWAAVTLLLLLLLPPALLSPGAAAQPLPDCCRQKTCSCRLYELLHGAGNHAAGILTLGKRRPGPPGLQGRLQRLLQASGNHAAGILTMGRRAGAEPAPRPCPGRRCSAAAAAPSAAPGGRSGV; from the exons ATGAATCCTCTCTCTACAAAG GTCCCCTGGGCCGCCGTGACgctgcttctgctgctgttgctgccgCCCGCGCTGCTGTCGCCCGGGGCGGCCGCGCAGCCCCTGCCCGACTGCTGCCGCCAGAAGACGTGCTCCTGCCGCCTCTACGAGCTGCTGCACGGCGCGGGCAACCACGCGGCCGGTATCCTCACGCTGGGCAAGCGGCGGCCCGGGCCCCCAGGCCTCCAGGGCCGGCTGCAGCGCCTCCTGCAGGCCAGCGGCAATCATGCGGCCGGCATCCTGACCATGGGCCGCCGCGCAGGCGCAGAGCCAGCGCCGCGCCCCTGCCCCGGCCGCCGCTGTTCGGCGGCCGCTGCCGCCCCGTCTGCAGCGCCTGGAGGGCGGTCCGGGGTCTGA
- the GHDC gene encoding GH3 domain-containing protein isoform X3 — translation MLLLLLLLPPLLLLLLLLLPPLALLRQPQDASLSWLAGLQHRMAGGALSWAAAWQQRRLEQSTLHAGQSQQQALTWCLREAQRPLGPLQGTTDTSTFRNHLPLIKASQAQEEESGGQLLPPTSTQCYGEASLQATLLGLAALSKAFPEVLTPGGIACVTPTSPWPRALPWPWRILDKVVSTPGAKHPGALLLEALRSPGLRALEAGTATELLDVFSGLEANGEELAEAMAAGNPGSPLPSRAAELREALDLGPRGLALRLWPKLQVVVTLDAGGQTEAVAALEALWCHGLAFFSPAYAASGGVVGLNLWPEQAHGRYLLPPGAPFIELLPVKEGAQEEAASTVLLAEAQKGEEYELVLTNHAGLTRCRLGDVVQVVGAYNQCPVVRFVRRLGQALNVRGEDIQEDVFAEALGRAVGQWPGAKLLDHSCVESSILDSSQGSAPHYEVFVALRGLRNLSEENRDKLDHCLQEVSPHYKSLRFRGSVGPARVHLVGRGAFRELRAALAACPSSRFPPEMPRVLRHRHVAEGLQRRVLS, via the exons atgctgctgctgctgctgctgctcccccccctcctccttctcctgctgctgctgctgccaccccTGGCCCTGCTCCGGCAGCCCCAGGATGCCAGCCTGTCCTGGCTTGCTGGCCTCCAGCACCGTATGGCAGGGGGGGCCCTGTCCTGGGCAGCCGCCTGGCAGCAGCGGAGACTAGAGCAGAGCACACTGCACGCAGGCCAGAGCCAGCAGCAGGCCCTGACATGGTGTCTGCGAGAAGCCCAAAGGCCTCTCGGTCCCCTCCAGGGGACCACAG ATACAAGCACCTTCCGGAACCATCTCCCTCTGATCAAGGCCAGCCAGGCCCAGGAGGAGGAAAGTGGGGGGCAGCTCCTACCCCCTACGTCAACCCAGTGCTACGGGGAAGCATCCCTGCAG GCTACCTTGCTGGGTCTGGCAGCCCTAAGCAAGGCCTTCCCAGAAGTGCTGACTCCAGGAGGCATTGCCTGTGTGACCCCTACATCTCCCTGGCCTCGCGCCCTCCCCTGGCCTTGGCGCATCCTGGACAAGGTTGTTAGTACTCCTGGGGCCAAGCACCCTGGGGCCCTACTGCTAGAGGCACTGAGGTCCCCAGGGCTGCGGGCACTGGAAGCTGGGACGGCCACAGAACTCCTGGATGTCTTTTCTGGCCTGGAGGCCAATGGTGAAGAGCTGGCTGAGGCAATGGCTGCCGGGAACCCGGGGTCTCCTCTCCCCAGCCGGGCAGCAGAGCTGCGGGAGGCCCTAGACCTGGGGCCCCGAGGACTGGCCCTCCGACTCTGGCCAAAGCTACAGGTGGTGGTGACTTTAGACGCAGGAGGCCAGACTGAGGCAGTGGCTGCCCTGGAAGCCTTGTGGTGCCACGGGCTAGCCTTCTTCTCGCCTGCTTACGCCGCCTCTGGAG GGGTAGTGGGCCTAAACTTGTGGCCGGAGCAAGCCCATGGGCGCTACCTTCTGCCCCCTGGAGCTCCTTTCATCGAGCTGCTCCCCGTCAAGGAAGGAGCCCAGGAAGAGGCAGCCTCCACTGTCCTGCTGGCCGAGGCCCAGAAGGGCGAGGAGTACGAGCTGGTGCTGACCAACCACGCTGGCCTCACCAG GTGCCGCCTGGGCGACGTGGTGCAGGTGGTCGGGGCCTACAATCAGTGCCCGGTCGTCAGGTTCGTCCGCAG GCTGGGCCAGGCCCTGAATGTGCGAGGAGAAGACATTCAAGAGGACGTGTTCGCTGAGGCCCTGGGCCGGGCTGTAGGGCAGTGGCCGGGGGCTAAACTGTTAGACCACAGCTGTGTGGAGAGCAGCATTCTGG AttcttcccagggctctgctccccaCTATGAGGTGTTTGTGGCGCTAAGGGGGCTGAGGAACCTGTCAGAGGAAAATCGAGACAAG CTTGACCACTGCCTTCAGGAAGTCTCTCCCCACTACAAGTCTCTGCGGTTCCGGGGCAGCGTGGGCCCTGCCAGAGTTCACTTGGTGGGGCGCGGGGCCTTCAGAGAGCTCCGGGCCGCCCTTGCAGCCTGCCCCTCGTCCCGCTTTCCTCCCGAGATGCCCCGGGTCCTCAGGCACAGGCATGTGGCCGAGGGTCTGCAGAGGAGGGTGTTGTCCTGA
- the GHDC gene encoding GH3 domain-containing protein isoform X2 produces MLLLLLLLPPLLLLLLLLLPPLALLRQPQDASLSWLAGLQHRMAGGALSWAAAWQQRRLEQSTLHAGQSQQQALTWCLREAQRPLGPLQGTTATDTSTFRNHLPLIKASQAQEEESGGQLLPPTSTQCYGEASLQATLLGLAALSKAFPEVLTPGGIACVTPTSPWPRALPWPWRILDKVVSTPGAKHPGALLLEALRSPGLRALEAGTATELLDVFSGLEANGEELAEAMAAGNPGSPLPSRAAELREALDLGPRGLALRLWPKLQVVVTLDAGGQTEAVAALEALWCHGLAFFSPAYAASGGVVGLNLWPEQAHGRYLLPPGAPFIELLPVKEGAQEEAASTVLLAEAQKGEEYELVLTNHAGLTRCRLGDVVQVVGAYNQCPVVRFVRRLGQALNVRGEDIQEDVFAEALGRAVGQWPGAKLLDHSCVESSILDSSQGSAPHYEVFVALRGLRNLSEENRDKLDHCLQEVSPHYKSLRFRGSVGPARVHLVGRGAFRELRAALAACPSSRFPPEMPRVLRHRHVAEGLQRRVLS; encoded by the exons atgctgctgctgctgctgctgctcccccccctcctccttctcctgctgctgctgctgccaccccTGGCCCTGCTCCGGCAGCCCCAGGATGCCAGCCTGTCCTGGCTTGCTGGCCTCCAGCACCGTATGGCAGGGGGGGCCCTGTCCTGGGCAGCCGCCTGGCAGCAGCGGAGACTAGAGCAGAGCACACTGCACGCAGGCCAGAGCCAGCAGCAGGCCCTGACATGGTGTCTGCGAGAAGCCCAAAGGCCTCTCGGTCCCCTCCAGGGGACCACAG CTACAGATACAAGCACCTTCCGGAACCATCTCCCTCTGATCAAGGCCAGCCAGGCCCAGGAGGAGGAAAGTGGGGGGCAGCTCCTACCCCCTACGTCAACCCAGTGCTACGGGGAAGCATCCCTGCAG GCTACCTTGCTGGGTCTGGCAGCCCTAAGCAAGGCCTTCCCAGAAGTGCTGACTCCAGGAGGCATTGCCTGTGTGACCCCTACATCTCCCTGGCCTCGCGCCCTCCCCTGGCCTTGGCGCATCCTGGACAAGGTTGTTAGTACTCCTGGGGCCAAGCACCCTGGGGCCCTACTGCTAGAGGCACTGAGGTCCCCAGGGCTGCGGGCACTGGAAGCTGGGACGGCCACAGAACTCCTGGATGTCTTTTCTGGCCTGGAGGCCAATGGTGAAGAGCTGGCTGAGGCAATGGCTGCCGGGAACCCGGGGTCTCCTCTCCCCAGCCGGGCAGCAGAGCTGCGGGAGGCCCTAGACCTGGGGCCCCGAGGACTGGCCCTCCGACTCTGGCCAAAGCTACAGGTGGTGGTGACTTTAGACGCAGGAGGCCAGACTGAGGCAGTGGCTGCCCTGGAAGCCTTGTGGTGCCACGGGCTAGCCTTCTTCTCGCCTGCTTACGCCGCCTCTGGAG GGGTAGTGGGCCTAAACTTGTGGCCGGAGCAAGCCCATGGGCGCTACCTTCTGCCCCCTGGAGCTCCTTTCATCGAGCTGCTCCCCGTCAAGGAAGGAGCCCAGGAAGAGGCAGCCTCCACTGTCCTGCTGGCCGAGGCCCAGAAGGGCGAGGAGTACGAGCTGGTGCTGACCAACCACGCTGGCCTCACCAG GTGCCGCCTGGGCGACGTGGTGCAGGTGGTCGGGGCCTACAATCAGTGCCCGGTCGTCAGGTTCGTCCGCAG GCTGGGCCAGGCCCTGAATGTGCGAGGAGAAGACATTCAAGAGGACGTGTTCGCTGAGGCCCTGGGCCGGGCTGTAGGGCAGTGGCCGGGGGCTAAACTGTTAGACCACAGCTGTGTGGAGAGCAGCATTCTGG AttcttcccagggctctgctccccaCTATGAGGTGTTTGTGGCGCTAAGGGGGCTGAGGAACCTGTCAGAGGAAAATCGAGACAAG CTTGACCACTGCCTTCAGGAAGTCTCTCCCCACTACAAGTCTCTGCGGTTCCGGGGCAGCGTGGGCCCTGCCAGAGTTCACTTGGTGGGGCGCGGGGCCTTCAGAGAGCTCCGGGCCGCCCTTGCAGCCTGCCCCTCGTCCCGCTTTCCTCCCGAGATGCCCCGGGTCCTCAGGCACAGGCATGTGGCCGAGGGTCTGCAGAGGAGGGTGTTGTCCTGA